The following are encoded in a window of Methylicorpusculum oleiharenae genomic DNA:
- a CDS encoding alpha-ketoglutarate-dependent dioxygenase AlkB family protein: protein MLRVTELANQCHFPSYECAVIAAVSKIFLLKTLCGSNLDMFCTSDNLAPKDGELFHLKGFYPKPEADHLFETLINNLAWQEEAIWLFGRWVKVPRLMCWYGDPQARYTYSKVEHIPLAWTPDLIGIRQRLEKTCGHSFNSVLANLYRDGKDSMGCHADNEKELGPNPVIASVSFGDHRIFRLSHNTTKYRIDLDLEHGDLVVMAGRLQNHWRHSVPKTKQIKTQRINLTFRQVLTVENRAEKEQEREA, encoded by the coding sequence ATGCTCAGGGTTACGGAATTGGCAAACCAGTGCCACTTTCCAAGCTATGAGTGCGCGGTAATAGCGGCCGTCAGCAAAATATTCCTCTTAAAAACCCTCTGCGGTTCCAATCTCGACATGTTCTGTACCAGTGACAATTTAGCCCCTAAGGACGGGGAGTTGTTTCACTTGAAAGGATTTTATCCAAAACCGGAAGCCGATCATTTGTTTGAAACCCTGATAAATAACCTGGCTTGGCAGGAAGAAGCCATTTGGTTGTTTGGTCGCTGGGTCAAGGTGCCGCGGTTAATGTGTTGGTATGGCGATCCGCAGGCTCGCTATACCTATTCAAAAGTTGAGCATATACCGTTGGCTTGGACACCTGACCTGATCGGTATTCGACAGCGGCTTGAAAAAACCTGCGGTCACTCTTTTAACAGCGTTCTGGCTAATTTGTACCGTGATGGCAAGGATTCAATGGGTTGTCATGCCGATAATGAAAAAGAACTGGGCCCCAATCCCGTTATTGCTTCAGTCAGTTTCGGTGACCACAGAATCTTCAGGTTGAGCCACAACACCACAAAATACCGTATTGATTTGGACCTGGAGCACGGTGATTTAGTGGTTATGGCGGGCAGATTACAAAACCATTGGCGGCATAGCGTTCCTAAAACCAAGCAGATTAAGACTCAACGCATCAATTTGACGTTCAGGCAAGTTCTGACTGTTGAGAATAGGGCAGAAAAGGAACAAGAACGGGAAGCGTAA
- the purD gene encoding phosphoribosylamine--glycine ligase, with protein sequence MKILIVGNGGREHALAWKAAQSPRVKKVFVAPGNAGTALEPQLENVAIAADNIPELLAFARHQAIDLTIVGPEIPLVNGIVDQFSAAGLNCFGPTAKSAQLEGSKRFSKDFMARHHIPTADYETFTDAEKAIDYIQNKGAPIVVKADGLAAGKGVIVAQTEQEAISAVNDMLSGNAFGEAGSRVVIEEFLAGEEASFIVIADGLHALPMATSQDHKARDNGDQGPNTGGMGAYSPAPVVTDAIHNRVMQEVIAPTLKGMAADGNTYTGFLYAGLMISPDGSIKVLEFNCRFGDPETQPIMMRLNSDLVTLCEAALGGNLDTMETEWDERPALGVVLAAGGYPDQYQKGDVITGLPDSEDADCKVFHAGTLLQDGQVITNGGRVLCACALGDTVKAAQEKAYALAQKIHWDAMYYRTDIGFKAIKP encoded by the coding sequence ATGAAAATATTAATCGTCGGCAATGGCGGTCGTGAACATGCCCTGGCATGGAAAGCAGCCCAGTCACCCCGAGTAAAAAAAGTTTTTGTCGCCCCTGGAAATGCCGGCACCGCACTTGAACCTCAGCTCGAAAATGTCGCTATTGCAGCCGATAACATCCCTGAACTGCTTGCCTTTGCCAGGCACCAAGCCATTGATTTAACTATCGTAGGGCCGGAAATACCTTTGGTAAACGGCATTGTCGATCAATTTAGCGCAGCCGGACTTAACTGTTTCGGTCCAACCGCCAAATCGGCACAGCTTGAAGGCTCCAAGCGTTTCAGTAAAGACTTCATGGCACGGCATCATATACCTACCGCAGACTATGAAACGTTTACCGATGCGGAAAAAGCCATTGACTATATTCAAAATAAGGGCGCGCCTATCGTAGTCAAAGCAGACGGCCTTGCCGCAGGCAAAGGCGTGATAGTCGCTCAAACCGAACAAGAAGCCATATCTGCCGTAAATGATATGCTGTCAGGCAATGCGTTTGGCGAAGCCGGTAGCCGCGTGGTTATCGAGGAATTTTTGGCAGGGGAAGAAGCCAGCTTTATCGTCATTGCCGATGGCCTGCATGCACTGCCCATGGCCACCTCACAAGATCATAAAGCGCGTGATAACGGGGACCAGGGCCCTAACACCGGCGGCATGGGAGCGTACTCCCCGGCACCGGTTGTTACGGATGCCATTCATAACCGAGTGATGCAGGAAGTGATTGCCCCTACACTTAAAGGCATGGCAGCAGACGGCAATACTTATACGGGATTTTTATATGCCGGTTTAATGATCAGCCCTGACGGCAGCATTAAAGTACTGGAATTTAACTGCCGGTTTGGAGATCCTGAAACCCAGCCTATTATGATGCGACTGAACAGCGATTTGGTGACGCTGTGTGAGGCCGCATTAGGGGGTAATCTCGATACCATGGAAACCGAATGGGATGAGCGTCCGGCTCTGGGCGTAGTTCTGGCTGCAGGCGGTTACCCTGACCAGTATCAAAAAGGCGACGTCATAACAGGCTTACCCGACTCTGAAGACGCTGATTGTAAAGTGTTTCATGCCGGTACTTTGTTGCAAGACGGCCAAGTTATCACTAATGGGGGGCGGGTATTATGCGCTTGCGCCCTGGGTGACACGGTCAAAGCAGCGCAAGAAAAAGCCTATGCCCTGGCTCAAAAGATACATTGGGATGCCATGTATTACCGTACCGATATCGGCTTTAAGGCAATAAAGCCATAA
- the purH gene encoding bifunctional phosphoribosylaminoimidazolecarboxamide formyltransferase/IMP cyclohydrolase — protein sequence MNKKINRALISVSDKTGIIDFCRSLSASGIELLSTGGTAKLLSEQGIPVIEVSDYTGFPEMMDGRVKTLHPKIHGGILGRRGIDDQIMAAHGIQPIDMVVVNLYPFAQTIAKPDCDLETAIENIDIGGPTMIRAAAKNHNDVAVVVNPEDYPLLLAELAAQHGELTQATRFNLALNCFEHTADYDTMIASYLAQANQQQFPETLNLQFKRVQTMRYGENPHQQAAFYRDHYPKPGTVASAIQHQGKELSFNNIADTDAALECVKSFSDRSACVIVKHANPCGVAVAETNLEAYDLAYATDPTSAYGGIIAFNRELDSATATEIIKRQFVEVIIAPTIQSEALAVLAAKQNIRVLSCGYWQDNQDPTLDFKRVSGGLLVQDKDIGTITASDLKLVSQRAPTEQEMRDLLFAWKVAKFVKSNAIVYGQNERTIGVGAGQMSRVYSAKIAGIKAADEGLAVEGSVMASDAFFPFRDGIDSAAGAGIRAVIQPGGSMRDDEVIAAANEHDIAMVFTGMRHFRH from the coding sequence ATGAATAAAAAAATAAATCGCGCGCTGATCAGCGTCTCGGATAAAACCGGTATTATCGATTTTTGCCGGTCTCTCAGCGCAAGCGGCATCGAATTGCTGTCCACCGGCGGTACGGCAAAACTCTTGTCCGAACAAGGCATTCCAGTCATTGAAGTATCCGACTACACCGGTTTTCCGGAAATGATGGACGGCCGGGTCAAAACCTTGCACCCTAAAATCCATGGCGGCATTTTAGGCCGGCGCGGCATCGACGATCAGATCATGGCCGCTCATGGCATTCAACCTATCGATATGGTGGTCGTGAATCTCTATCCTTTTGCCCAAACCATCGCCAAACCTGATTGTGATCTGGAGACAGCCATTGAGAACATCGACATAGGTGGCCCGACAATGATCCGCGCTGCTGCCAAAAATCATAATGATGTGGCGGTTGTAGTTAATCCGGAAGATTACCCGCTGTTACTGGCTGAATTGGCGGCGCAACACGGCGAATTGACTCAAGCCACCCGCTTTAATCTGGCGCTGAACTGTTTTGAACATACCGCAGACTACGACACCATGATAGCCAGTTACCTGGCCCAGGCTAATCAACAACAGTTTCCTGAAACTCTGAACCTTCAATTCAAACGTGTTCAAACGATGCGCTACGGGGAAAATCCCCACCAGCAAGCCGCCTTTTACCGTGATCATTATCCAAAACCAGGAACCGTGGCTTCTGCCATTCAGCATCAGGGCAAAGAGCTGTCATTCAACAATATCGCAGACACGGATGCCGCGTTGGAATGCGTTAAATCGTTTTCAGACCGTTCAGCCTGCGTCATCGTCAAACACGCCAATCCTTGCGGTGTTGCCGTTGCAGAGACTAACTTAGAGGCTTACGACTTGGCCTATGCGACCGACCCGACTTCGGCATACGGCGGCATCATTGCTTTCAACCGTGAACTTGATAGCGCAACTGCAACGGAAATTATCAAAAGGCAGTTTGTTGAAGTCATCATCGCCCCGACCATTCAAAGTGAAGCACTTGCAGTGCTTGCTGCCAAACAGAATATTCGTGTTCTAAGCTGTGGTTACTGGCAAGACAATCAGGATCCCACACTTGATTTCAAACGCGTTTCCGGCGGACTGCTGGTCCAGGACAAAGACATAGGCACGATTACTGCGTCAGATTTAAAACTGGTCAGCCAGCGAGCTCCCACCGAACAGGAAATGCGCGATCTGCTATTTGCCTGGAAAGTCGCAAAATTTGTGAAATCAAATGCCATTGTTTATGGCCAAAACGAAAGAACGATTGGCGTAGGCGCAGGGCAAATGAGCCGGGTTTATTCGGCTAAAATTGCCGGCATCAAAGCCGCGGATGAAGGTCTTGCAGTCGAAGGATCGGTAATGGCTTCAGATGCATTTTTCCCCTTCCGGGACGGGATTGATTCGGCAGCCGGAGCCGGTATCCGTGCGGTGATTCAACCGGGTGGCTCGATGCGTGATGATGAAGTCATTGCTGCAGCCAACGAACATGATATTGCCATGGTATTCACTGGCATGCGTCATTTTCGGCATTAA
- the fis gene encoding DNA-binding transcriptional regulator Fis has translation MEAMHKSAKVININSKETTQIPLSIHVKQAVEHYFAQLNGHETAGLYAMVISEVEKPLLEITLQQAGYNQTKAAKVLGLSRSTLRKKLEQYGLS, from the coding sequence ATGGAAGCAATGCACAAATCCGCTAAGGTGATCAATATCAACAGTAAAGAAACCACCCAAATTCCCCTTTCTATTCATGTCAAACAAGCCGTAGAGCATTATTTTGCGCAGCTAAACGGACATGAGACAGCTGGACTTTATGCGATGGTGATCAGTGAGGTTGAGAAACCGCTGCTGGAAATTACCCTGCAACAAGCCGGATATAATCAAACCAAGGCAGCAAAGGTATTGGGACTGAGCCGGAGTACGCTCAGAAAAAAGCTTGAACAATACGGACTTTCATAA
- the dusB gene encoding tRNA dihydrouridine synthase DusB — MQIGPYKLGSPLILAPMAGVTDLPFRNLCKLLGAGMAVSEMVTSKPDLQQHKKTLLKSEQTGETGLRAVQILGTDPAHMAEAAKINVERGAQIIDINMGCPAKKVCSVAAGSALMRDEALVSEILEAVVKAVSIPVTLKMRTGWDPQNRNALAISTIAENAGIAALTIHGRTRACKFSGQAEYETIRQIKESVRIPVIANGDITCPQKAQEVLSYTGADALMIGRGAQGNPWIFKEIDHYLQTGSVLKKPDVLQLKNTVLEHLDQLYSFYGNLTGVRIARKHIDWYFGHRGILPASLKDKINKAQQPPEQLASVNLAFSLFT; from the coding sequence ATGCAGATAGGCCCTTATAAACTCGGCAGTCCATTGATACTTGCCCCGATGGCAGGCGTGACTGACCTGCCGTTCAGAAATTTGTGCAAACTATTGGGCGCAGGCATGGCCGTATCTGAAATGGTCACCTCAAAACCGGATTTACAGCAGCATAAAAAAACACTGCTCAAATCTGAACAAACAGGAGAAACAGGATTACGCGCCGTTCAGATTTTGGGCACGGATCCGGCACATATGGCTGAAGCGGCCAAGATCAATGTTGAACGGGGCGCCCAGATAATCGATATCAACATGGGCTGCCCTGCTAAAAAAGTCTGTTCAGTTGCCGCAGGTTCTGCACTCATGAGAGATGAAGCATTGGTCTCCGAGATTCTTGAAGCCGTTGTCAAGGCAGTCTCGATACCTGTTACGTTAAAGATGCGCACGGGCTGGGACCCGCAAAACCGCAACGCGTTAGCCATTTCAACCATTGCTGAAAACGCCGGGATCGCGGCACTGACTATTCATGGCAGAACCCGTGCCTGTAAGTTTTCAGGGCAAGCGGAATACGAAACTATAAGACAGATTAAAGAATCAGTTAGAATTCCTGTCATCGCCAACGGTGACATCACCTGTCCGCAAAAAGCGCAAGAGGTTCTCAGCTACACGGGCGCTGATGCCTTGATGATCGGGCGGGGAGCTCAGGGCAATCCCTGGATTTTTAAGGAGATAGATCATTATCTCCAAACCGGCAGTGTCCTAAAAAAACCGGATGTTTTACAATTAAAAAACACGGTTCTGGAACACCTGGATCAACTCTACAGTTTCTACGGAAACCTGACCGGTGTTAGAATAGCAAGAAAGCATATCGATTGGTATTTTGGCCATAGAGGCATCTTGCCGGCTTCACTCAAAGATAAAATCAACAAGGCTCAGCAACCGCCTGAGCAGTTAGCATCAGTTAATCTGGCTTTTAGCCTCTTTACTTAA
- a CDS encoding DNA-deoxyinosine glycosylase gives MTSLTGFEPIAAADSKILILGSMPGVQSLQKSQYYGHPRNAFWPIMAALYDEFDSTDYETKKRMLEQRGIAVWDVIQNCIRIGSLDAHIQKASIKPNNFRCFFNEHPRITTVFFNGATAEKLFKSFVLSTLDPSIKARVYHRLPSTSPTYAGLSLNEKIRIWKSALAAVL, from the coding sequence ATGACTAGCTTGACCGGATTTGAGCCAATTGCCGCAGCTGATTCTAAAATACTTATTTTAGGCTCGATGCCCGGCGTTCAATCCTTACAAAAAAGCCAGTATTACGGCCACCCACGCAACGCTTTTTGGCCGATTATGGCCGCACTGTATGATGAATTTGACTCAACTGATTACGAGACTAAAAAACGCATGCTTGAACAACGCGGCATTGCCGTCTGGGATGTGATCCAAAACTGCATCCGAATCGGAAGTCTGGATGCCCATATTCAAAAAGCATCTATCAAGCCGAATAATTTCCGCTGTTTTTTTAATGAACACCCCCGCATCACCACTGTTTTTTTTAACGGGGCTACTGCCGAAAAACTGTTTAAAAGTTTTGTTCTCTCCACGCTTGATCCGTCTATTAAAGCGCGCGTTTACCACCGTTTACCGTCGACAAGTCCAACGTACGCCGGCCTCTCTCTGAATGAAAAGATCCGGATCTGGAAATCAGCATTAGCGGCTGTTTTATAG
- a CDS encoding heavy metal translocating P-type ATPase metal-binding domain-containing protein, whose protein sequence is MTNKKTSLTCALCNLPVTIKGFSLKAEDGEINFCCGGCQSIYELLNADKLTPSTKTKTKRGLIK, encoded by the coding sequence GTGACCAATAAAAAAACATCGCTTACCTGCGCACTCTGTAATCTACCCGTTACCATAAAAGGCTTTTCTTTAAAAGCTGAAGACGGTGAGATAAATTTTTGCTGCGGAGGTTGTCAAAGTATCTATGAATTACTGAACGCTGACAAATTGACGCCATCCACCAAAACTAAAACAAAGAGAGGTCTTATCAAATGA
- a CDS encoding class I SAM-dependent rRNA methyltransferase gives MAYPELYLKKNEDKRLRKGHVWVFSNEVDTHRSPLDHFAPGDLVNVVTEDGKPVGTAYVNPQTLIAARLLSRKLNLSCGINFFKARLTTALRLREQLFDKPYYRLIFGESDGLPGLVIDRFDRVFSVQITSAGIEKHKPFLMSALVELFNPEAIVLKNENSQRALEGLPQENEIGYGKMPEFLIIEENGVKFAIDVLKGQKTGWFYDHRNSRREVMSLCRGLTVLDLFSYTGAWAIPAAKNGAQHVTCVDASAAALALASENARLNEVEQRVDCVHSDVFDFLKTARSDKRNFDVIVLDPPALIKRKKDFKQGFEAYRRLNDMALQILSPNGILISASCSHHLSRDNLHELLRASGRHIDRHLTFFGTGGQGPDHPIHPGMPETEYLKTYFCYVSPSL, from the coding sequence ATGGCTTACCCTGAACTTTACTTAAAGAAAAACGAAGACAAACGCTTGCGAAAAGGCCATGTATGGGTCTTTAGCAATGAAGTAGATACACACCGCTCACCTTTGGATCACTTTGCGCCCGGCGATCTGGTCAATGTCGTCACCGAGGACGGAAAGCCGGTAGGCACGGCCTACGTTAATCCTCAAACACTGATTGCGGCCCGCCTTTTATCGAGAAAGCTGAATCTATCCTGTGGGATTAATTTTTTTAAAGCCCGCCTGACAACCGCGTTACGGTTAAGAGAGCAATTGTTCGATAAACCTTACTATCGATTAATTTTCGGTGAGAGTGATGGCTTGCCGGGTTTAGTGATTGACCGCTTTGATCGCGTATTTTCGGTGCAAATTACGAGTGCCGGCATAGAAAAACATAAACCCTTTTTGATGTCTGCTCTCGTTGAACTGTTTAATCCTGAAGCGATCGTGCTCAAAAACGAAAACAGCCAGCGGGCACTTGAAGGCTTACCTCAAGAGAATGAAATCGGCTATGGCAAAATGCCCGAATTTCTTATCATCGAAGAAAATGGTGTAAAATTCGCCATCGATGTTTTAAAGGGCCAAAAAACCGGCTGGTTTTATGATCATCGCAATAGCCGGCGTGAAGTAATGAGTTTATGCCGCGGCCTGACTGTGCTGGATTTATTTTCTTACACGGGAGCGTGGGCCATTCCGGCTGCAAAAAATGGGGCTCAGCATGTCACCTGTGTCGATGCCTCCGCTGCCGCCTTGGCACTGGCTTCCGAAAACGCCAGGCTCAATGAGGTTGAACAACGGGTTGACTGCGTCCATAGCGATGTATTTGATTTTCTGAAAACCGCGCGCTCTGATAAGCGGAACTTCGACGTCATTGTTCTGGACCCACCGGCATTGATCAAGCGCAAAAAAGACTTTAAACAAGGCTTTGAGGCTTACCGGAGACTTAATGACATGGCATTACAGATTTTGTCGCCTAACGGCATACTGATATCGGCTTCTTGCTCGCATCACTTAAGCCGCGATAATCTGCATGAATTGCTGCGTGCATCCGGACGCCATATTGACCGGCACTTGACTTTTTTTGGAACGGGCGGCCAAGGCCCCGATCATCCTATTCACCCGGGCATGCCGGAAACGGAATACCTGAAAACTTATTTCTGCTATGTGTCGCCAAGTTTATAG
- a CDS encoding zinc-ribbon and DUF3426 domain-containing protein, producing the protein MFTDCPECQTRQTVTIEQLRLNRGLMRCSICNTLFDALKQLSENTSEAPQKIEAKEPAIKWLKSPEVPNAKFWGFALAVNLLLLISQGVYFYGNDALQNPSLRQQLERGCQTLGCVLPSYKNHDELVVMQSALTEKNGFYEFSSVIINQAEFAQNYPSIKLTLLNLNGEPLAQRIFLAKHYLNAGNRAIASNQSFQVILAIAPTGKTIGGYTFELI; encoded by the coding sequence ATGTTTACTGACTGCCCTGAATGTCAAACCCGTCAAACTGTAACTATTGAACAGTTGCGCCTTAACCGAGGTTTGATGCGCTGTTCAATTTGCAATACTCTGTTTGATGCCTTAAAACAACTCAGCGAAAACACCTCGGAAGCGCCTCAAAAAATCGAAGCTAAAGAACCGGCTATCAAATGGCTGAAATCACCTGAAGTACCCAATGCAAAATTTTGGGGCTTCGCTCTGGCTGTCAATTTACTGCTGCTGATCAGCCAGGGAGTTTATTTTTACGGGAACGATGCGCTACAAAATCCGTCATTAAGACAGCAACTGGAACGAGGTTGCCAAACCTTGGGCTGCGTGCTGCCGTCCTATAAAAATCACGATGAACTGGTCGTGATGCAAAGTGCATTGACCGAAAAAAACGGTTTTTATGAATTTTCTTCGGTCATCATCAATCAAGCCGAATTTGCTCAAAATTATCCCAGCATTAAATTGACTCTGCTAAATCTTAACGGTGAGCCTTTGGCTCAGCGCATCTTTTTAGCCAAACACTACTTGAATGCAGGCAATCGCGCTATTGCCTCAAATCAATCATTTCAAGTCATCCTGGCCATTGCCCCCACTGGAAAAACGATCGGTGGTTACACTTTTGAGCTGATATAA
- the prmA gene encoding 50S ribosomal protein L11 methyltransferase has protein sequence MAWHQLSVTTNENTAPELADYFSEIGAVSVTYMDAEDQPVYEPLPGETIIWPNTRVIALFELESDPEQVKTWVNEQFNSGLSQWTYERLEDQAWERSWMDYYQPMKFADRLWVCPTGQEQLEPGTVCLTLDPGLAFGTGTHPTTALCLEWLASHDLTDKVVIDYGCGSGILAVAAVLLGAREAHAIDIDPQALTATEENARKNHILERITCYLPDNFAPFQADVVLANILAKPLIDLSPAISGLVAPAGCLVLSGILNEQAPSVAEAYNPWIDLGPPVQQEDWCRLDGIKKA, from the coding sequence ATGGCCTGGCACCAATTATCTGTTACCACCAATGAAAATACAGCTCCCGAACTCGCTGATTATTTCAGTGAAATCGGCGCGGTCTCAGTGACTTACATGGATGCCGAAGATCAGCCGGTCTATGAACCGCTGCCCGGCGAGACGATAATATGGCCTAACACCCGGGTCATTGCCTTGTTTGAACTTGAGTCCGACCCTGAGCAGGTTAAAACATGGGTCAATGAGCAGTTTAATAGCGGACTTTCTCAATGGACCTATGAAAGACTGGAAGATCAGGCCTGGGAACGCAGTTGGATGGATTATTATCAGCCTATGAAATTTGCCGACCGACTTTGGGTCTGCCCTACCGGACAGGAGCAACTTGAACCCGGGACCGTCTGCCTGACTCTCGACCCCGGACTGGCATTCGGCACAGGCACTCATCCGACTACAGCGCTGTGTCTGGAATGGCTGGCAAGCCATGATTTAACGGATAAAGTTGTGATTGATTACGGCTGCGGTTCGGGTATTTTAGCGGTAGCAGCTGTGCTACTGGGAGCCCGCGAGGCGCATGCCATTGATATTGACCCTCAGGCACTGACGGCCACTGAAGAAAATGCCAGAAAAAACCATATACTGGAACGTATAACCTGCTATTTACCTGACAACTTTGCGCCTTTTCAAGCCGACGTTGTGCTCGCCAACATTCTGGCTAAGCCGCTGATTGATTTATCACCGGCTATTTCCGGATTAGTCGCACCTGCAGGCTGTCTGGTTTTATCCGGCATCTTAAATGAACAGGCACCGTCTGTTGCAGAAGCTTATAATCCCTGGATAGACCTAGGCCCACCTGTGCAGCAAGAAGATTGGTGCAGACTCGATGGCATAAAAAAGGCTTGA
- the accC gene encoding acetyl-CoA carboxylase biotin carboxylase subunit: protein MFDKIVIANRGEIALRILRACREMGIKVVAVHSSADRDLKHVRLADESVCIGPASSSESYLNIPAIISAAEVTDAEAIHPGYGFLSENADFSEKVRQSGFVFIGPNPETIRLMGDKISAKKAMKAAGIPCVPGNGDPLGDNNKKNLKMAQEIGYPVIIKAAGGGGGRGMRTVHTEAALINAITMTKAEAEVAFGNGTVYMEKFLEDPRHIEFQVMADSHGNAIHLGERDCSMQRRHQKVVEEAPAPGITEEQRNRMGELCAKACRDIGYLGAGTFEFLYEKGEFFFIEMNTRVQVEHPVTEMITGFDIVKEQLRIAYGLPLSVTQDQVIFRGHAIECRLNAEDPKTFMPCPGTINQFHMPGGPGIRCETHIYNGYKVPPYYDSMIGKLIAYGDDRNSAIARMNTALSEIIIDGIKTNIELHKDIMTDQGFVSGQRNIHYLEKKLGMTS, encoded by the coding sequence ATGTTCGATAAAATTGTCATTGCCAATAGAGGCGAAATTGCTCTGCGTATTTTGCGCGCCTGTCGCGAAATGGGCATTAAAGTGGTCGCGGTCCACTCTTCTGCAGATCGTGATTTGAAACATGTCCGTCTCGCCGATGAATCAGTCTGCATCGGCCCGGCATCATCCAGCGAAAGCTATCTCAACATTCCGGCTATCATCAGTGCGGCTGAAGTCACTGATGCGGAAGCTATCCATCCCGGCTATGGGTTTTTATCCGAAAATGCCGATTTTTCGGAAAAAGTCAGGCAGAGTGGCTTTGTTTTCATTGGTCCAAACCCTGAAACCATCCGCTTGATGGGTGATAAAATTTCAGCCAAGAAAGCTATGAAAGCTGCAGGCATCCCCTGTGTTCCCGGCAACGGCGACCCGCTGGGCGATAACAACAAGAAAAACCTCAAGATGGCTCAGGAGATCGGTTACCCGGTCATAATCAAGGCTGCAGGCGGCGGTGGTGGCCGAGGCATGCGAACAGTACATACCGAAGCGGCATTAATTAATGCCATCACGATGACCAAAGCCGAGGCCGAGGTCGCTTTCGGTAATGGCACGGTTTACATGGAAAAATTTCTGGAAGATCCCCGACACATTGAGTTTCAGGTAATGGCTGATTCTCACGGCAATGCGATTCATCTGGGTGAACGGGATTGCTCCATGCAGCGCAGACATCAAAAAGTTGTAGAAGAAGCGCCTGCCCCGGGGATTACCGAAGAGCAACGCAACCGGATGGGTGAGTTATGCGCTAAAGCCTGCCGCGACATTGGCTATCTGGGTGCTGGTACTTTCGAATTTTTATACGAAAAAGGCGAATTCTTTTTCATTGAAATGAACACGCGAGTCCAGGTTGAGCATCCGGTCACCGAGATGATTACCGGGTTTGATATTGTTAAAGAACAATTGCGAATCGCCTATGGTTTACCGCTTTCGGTTACCCAGGACCAGGTTATATTTCGCGGCCACGCCATTGAATGCAGATTGAACGCTGAAGATCCCAAAACATTCATGCCCTGCCCCGGAACCATCAATCAGTTCCATATGCCGGGCGGGCCCGGTATCCGTTGCGAAACGCATATTTACAACGGCTATAAAGTGCCGCCTTACTACGACTCAATGATCGGCAAACTGATTGCTTATGGTGATGACAGAAACAGCGCCATCGCCAGAATGAATACGGCTTTAAGTGAAATCATCATCGACGGCATCAAAACCAATATCGAATTGCACAAGGATATTATGACCGACCAGGGTTTCGTCAGCGGTCAAAGGAATATTCATTATCTGGAAAAAAAATTAGGCATGACCTCCTGA
- the accB gene encoding acetyl-CoA carboxylase biotin carboxyl carrier protein, whose protein sequence is MDIRKIKKLIEIIEESDIAEIEISEGEESVRISRYSSAPVAYAPAPQAPTAINLAPAATSAPAPAAAPVENKISGHIVKSPMVGSFYRSASPGSKAFVEVGHTVKAGDTLCIIEAMKILNQIEADKSGTITQILVENGQPVEYDQPLFVIE, encoded by the coding sequence ATGGATATAAGAAAAATAAAAAAGCTGATCGAGATTATCGAAGAATCAGACATTGCAGAAATAGAAATAAGCGAAGGTGAAGAGTCCGTAAGAATCAGCCGTTATTCCAGCGCGCCGGTTGCCTATGCACCTGCCCCGCAAGCACCCACAGCAATCAATCTGGCCCCTGCCGCAACGTCTGCGCCCGCTCCTGCTGCGGCACCCGTTGAAAACAAAATAAGCGGTCACATTGTAAAATCGCCTATGGTCGGTTCTTTTTACCGCTCCGCGTCACCCGGCTCCAAGGCTTTCGTCGAAGTAGGCCATACCGTTAAAGCGGGCGATACTTTATGTATTATTGAAGCAATGAAAATTCTTAATCAAATTGAGGCCGACAAGAGTGGGACTATCACTCAAATTTTGGTCGAGAATGGACAACCTGTCGAATATGACCAACCTTTATTCGTTATTGAATAA